TGTGGTCCTTGGGCTACAGAATTGGATACATTTATTCGCAGTACGGGACTGATGCCGAGATTGCCATATTCATCCGTTGCACGCACTTCCAGAAGATGCACACCGTCAAGCAGCGAGTCCGTTGTCAACTCAAAACGGTATGGGATCGAAAACGAAGATTGTCTCGGTGCGCCATCGACATAAGCTTGTATAGAGGCAATCGCGGAGCTGTCGGAGATTTCGAAATCCACGCCAACCGTGCCTCTCGTTTCCGGATCAGGCTGCGTACGCCACTCGATGATTGGCGGTTGCCAGTCCTCGGGCGAAGTGACGTTGGTAATGAACGTATCACCATCTTTGCAGCCGATGATCGTAAGAAGAAATAAAACGATGAATCCAAGTTTGAGTCGCATGACGACCTCCTGAAGTGGTTGTCAGAATGTAGTTCTTGTTTGGGTAAACCGCAATCTCAATTGGAACGTCCGCTACAAACACTGCTGCGCAAAAAGCAAACACCTCCCGAATCGGGAGGTGCTTGTGTGATTTTCATGCTTTGTTTACAGATTCCGGCAGGGAACCGCTGCGCTTAATCCCTGCTCGGCGAAACGGGGCATCCCCGGCGGATACCGCCGCGGTTATGTTATTTCAGCAGCACCATTTTCCGTGTCATCGACGTGCCGTCGAAGTCGAGCAGGGAGAAATAGACTCCGCTGGCGAAACCACTACCGTCGAAGGTCACAACATGCGCGCCCGCATTCATCGTTTCATCCACGAGCGTCGCAACTTGGCGGCCTGTCACATCGAACACCGCGAGTTTGACATTTCCGGCCTTGGCCAAATCAAACTGAATATTCGTCGTAGGATTGAACGGATTCGGGTAGTTTTGATGAAGCATCATTTCGCCCGGCAATTCGGCACGGTCGCCGACTGCAGAACTTGTGGTATCCGGGAAGCCCGAAGAATCGGCATGGAACGCCCAAATTTCCTGCAGCGGCAGAGTCGGAATATCACCGACGGGTATACGCATGTAGATCATGTCGTTCAACGTCGCGGGACCTTCCGCTCCATTGGCAGAGACCGCGCTGCCGCACGCATAGTCGTGCATGTACAGCGTGTGAATTTCGCCGTTCGAAATGTACTTGGCAGTGTTGATATCGCGCTCGCTGGGATCATTTCCTGTCGGCTGATTGGGCATGCCCGGAGTGTTCGACACGTTGGTCGGCAGTGCCCACGTCAAGCCGTTGTCCGTCGAGACACTCATGTAAAACTCGCCCATCGGATAGAGCAAATCACTGTAAGCGACCGAATCAAATTGCTGGAACGAACAGTAGAGATACCCGTTTGTCGTGTCAATGGCCAAACTCGGACGTTGACACATCAGATTGTTGACGCCGAGGCCGTTGGCCAAAGAATCGTTTATGTAATAGGCTTGGTTGATGAGGCTGTACATCTCGCGGTCTTCGCCCCAATGCCACATGGTCGCGTAAATCAACCCGTACGGTCCGGGAACACAACTTTCATCGACCGCGAAGTAGGCTTGTGCCGTGAACGCAACGTGCACGTTGTCATCGTCATCCATGATCAAAGACAGATCGAGCCACGGACGGAACGTGTCCCCCACGCAGGTCGCGTAGTCGCCACCGGTCGAACAGCACGTCGTATCATTCGGCGGAAGGTTCGTCACAGAGATCGTTTCACCCCAGTTGAGGCCGCCGTCTTCGGAGATCTTGAGCAGGATATTCTCGTCGTCAAGGAAGCCGACTGGATCAACGGGATCGGCAATCCATGCCACAGCGACGCGGTTGGTCAGCCGCGAACAAGCGACGTCAATCGTGATGAACGACGCTTCTTCCCACGGTGTTTCAAATTCTTGTTCCCAGTCGATGGCCAATCCGTAACCGTTTTCGTACGCCGGCACGCCGCGCGCATAATACTCCGCGCTGGCTCCGCCGCTTTCGGTGGCCACCATGTGGATTTTGCCATCAATATCCATGTCGATATGCGGCCAGATGATTTGCGGTTCTCCGGCGGGATAAGGAACTTCAAAGCCCGTGAAGGCTGCCGAACAAGTGTCAAAATCGATCGCCGCGACAGCGTGCGGATTGCTGATCGGAATATCATGATAGGCCGGGAATCCAAATCCGTTTTCCCATGCGGCGACATTGCAAAAACCGGCACGGGAACCAAGATTTACGCGGATGCCGCCCGGATACAAAAAGCTGTCGGCTTCGGCACTGAAACAATTGTAATAGACGTGCCGGTCGGCGGAGCCTTCCTGCTCACCTTTCGTCCATGCTACGTGCACATTGCCAAACGGATCAACGGCGATGGTCTTGCCGTGCGTGCCGTTGGTCTGGTAGTCATACCACGTCGTTCCCGCCACATAGTATGTCGAATTGGGAGTACCACCTTCGTCATCCAAACTATGTCCCGGGACACGCTGCAGGGCAGTGGCTGTTACCTCCTCAGTCCCATCCATGGCGACCGGGCCCATGACCTTGACCTTTGCGGGAAACGCAAAGGAGTTTATAAATGCAATACAAACAAATAGTAACGCGATCAGGATTCGCCCTATCATGTGACACCTCCGCGGTAAATACTGGGACCCTATTACATTTCAAAAGAAAAGGTAGAGCGAATGTACAGAAAAGTCAAGCGCCTTCCACACGGAAGGCGCTTTTCTTTAGGATTTGATTTCTGTGGCTCAGTCCGCAATCGTATCCGTCACGACAACATCGAACGTGTCACAGCCGACAGCGCAGAAGATACCTTTTCCGCCGATGACATTGGATTCGGGATCGTTGGTAGTCGAACCGAATTGCACGGAGCCTAAGTAATTCCACCACACGGTATCGCATGAGAAAGCGCGCAGCCGCGTCGGGCCCTCGTAGCACAATGTAATCCACGGCAACAGAAGCCCAGAAATGTCCCGGCTGGCCCAAGCAAACAAATAGCTGCCCGGACCGTTGTCATTTCCGAAATCACAGCTCTCGCCGTATTTCGACTGGTCCATCGCTTCAATCAGCACGGCGTAGGCGTAGTTTGCCGAGTCCGTCGTCCAGTTCATTTGCAAGTAGTCTCCGCCGTACTCCAGCGTATCGGGATCGGGACGAATTTCGCCGGTGTTGACGTTGAACAAGAACACGTCGGTGAGTTCAAGAGCGGCTGCGGAAGTCGTATGCGCACGGAGCGAGTCCCCGTCCTTGGCAACCAGCAAGTCGTACGCCTTACTCTTAGTTACGAGCGGAGCCGAGTCCGCGGCGGCATAGGTCCCTTCGATCCCGGAGATTGCTTCGGTCAAGGGATAGCTCACTCCATCCACGGTTACAAAAACGTCCGCTCCGGTAATGCGCACCGAATCGGCATAGTATGCTTGGTCGAACGGAATCACTTTGGTCAGAGAAATCTGCATGCGCTGTCCCACCCACATAAATCCGTCCACTACGATTTCTTCGTGGTACTTGCTGGGTTTCTCGTCGTCGCATGCCGTGAGCACAAACATGCCAAACAACACCAGTAGAATATAAGAGATGTATTTCATGTTTAGAACTCCGCGGTAAAGCCAAGTGACGGCAAGAACGGCAACTGTCCGCCGATGTTCAATCCTACCGGATTGGTTGAGAAGTCAGTCGTTAGGAACAGCGGATTCTTGCGGTTGAATACGTTAATGATTTCGAAATACGGCGAGAAGGTGCACCAGTTCCAATGGTATTTCAACCTGTAGGCGACGTCCACGCGCACATACGCATCAAACCGCTCGCCGAACTTCCAACCTTGCTGGAAGAAATGGGCGGGCAACCCAAGACCCGGACTGTACGCTCCCGTCGGTTTTGTGTACGGCAAACCGGAAGAGTAGTTCATGCGCATTTCCAGACTTCCACGCTGGCGAATCTTTCTGCTGACGAACAGATTCGTATTGTGCTGTCGGTCGAAGAATGCAGGGAACGACAGGCCGTCGTCAATGGCCTCGAAATCTGCGAAAGCCCCGAAGATTCTCCTTGATCTTCCCCAGCCATAGCCCCAACTCATTTCATAGGCGCCGAAATTTCCGCCTATGGAAAGGTCGAATCCGTAGGCATAACCTTTTCCGACGCGAACGTAGTCTTCAAGAT
This region of Calditrichota bacterium genomic DNA includes:
- a CDS encoding T9SS type A sorting domain-containing protein; this translates as MIGRILIALLFVCIAFINSFAFPAKVKVMGPVAMDGTEEVTATALQRVPGHSLDDEGGTPNSTYYVAGTTWYDYQTNGTHGKTIAVDPFGNVHVAWTKGEQEGSADRHVYYNCFSAEADSFLYPGGIRVNLGSRAGFCNVAAWENGFGFPAYHDIPISNPHAVAAIDFDTCSAAFTGFEVPYPAGEPQIIWPHIDMDIDGKIHMVATESGGASAEYYARGVPAYENGYGLAIDWEQEFETPWEEASFITIDVACSRLTNRVAVAWIADPVDPVGFLDDENILLKISEDGGLNWGETISVTNLPPNDTTCCSTGGDYATCVGDTFRPWLDLSLIMDDDDNVHVAFTAQAYFAVDESCVPGPYGLIYATMWHWGEDREMYSLINQAYYINDSLANGLGVNNLMCQRPSLAIDTTNGYLYCSFQQFDSVAYSDLLYPMGEFYMSVSTDNGLTWALPTNVSNTPGMPNQPTGNDPSERDINTAKYISNGEIHTLYMHDYACGSAVSANGAEGPATLNDMIYMRIPVGDIPTLPLQEIWAFHADSSGFPDTTSSAVGDRAELPGEMMLHQNYPNPFNPTTNIQFDLAKAGNVKLAVFDVTGRQVATLVDETMNAGAHVVTFDGSGFASGVYFSLLDFDGTSMTRKMVLLK
- a CDS encoding DUF4249 family protein; its protein translation is MKYISYILLVLFGMFVLTACDDEKPSKYHEEIVVDGFMWVGQRMQISLTKVIPFDQAYYADSVRITGADVFVTVDGVSYPLTEAISGIEGTYAAADSAPLVTKSKAYDLLVAKDGDSLRAHTTSAAALELTDVFLFNVNTGEIRPDPDTLEYGGDYLQMNWTTDSANYAYAVLIEAMDQSKYGESCDFGNDNGPGSYLFAWASRDISGLLLPWITLCYEGPTRLRAFSCDTVWWNYLGSVQFGSTTNDPESNVIGGKGIFCAVGCDTFDVVVTDTIAD